A genomic window from Silene latifolia isolate original U9 population chromosome 11, ASM4854445v1, whole genome shotgun sequence includes:
- the LOC141614528 gene encoding uncharacterized protein LOC141614528 has translation MGASNLILKQWTPSFSQEMDSVSQVPAWVLFPDLDPFLWSGKVLSKMASTIGKPLFVDLPTTFKSKLLFARVLVEVDVAEDLPSTIQVVTPYHGTITQRIVYEWLPYYCHCCRKLGHTKEHCKFTKINKQLEEKRKAKVVQEYRAVSQKITTPPSTDDSQGVGHSLPASGIEKPAGEEGKSPECTGLGSSLSNSEVLSSSVSKEAGSGSHIVADEGENMQRGEGKIADGEISVNPNYSVSVQNSYSILQEEGPILVTNTEDLGVLDIRRVTLVSSYVHDQLIHLELQHNASNKTFHVSFVYGSNDADHRERLWVELKGVASKVTNWILMGDWNIVRSMEERIGPNPPSVRDMLAFNQCILECQLEDLHSLGCEYTWTNKQEAVTRVWSRLDRVLSNLLWLIHFPTTQVHVLPAGVSDHSPLLVNVTDVPPPPPQGKDSVT, from the exons ATGGGTGCCAGCAATCTGATTTTGAAGCAATGGACACCTTCCTTCTCGCAGGAAATGGATTCTGTTTCTCAGGTTCCTGCATGGGTTCTTTTCCCAGACTTAGACCCTTTCTTGTGGTCTGGTAAGGTTCTCAGTAAGATGGCCAGCACTATTGGCAAGCCACTCTTTGTTGACTTACCTACTACTTTTAAGTCTAAGCTATTGTTTGCAAGAGTTTTGGTGGAGGTGGATGTAGCTGAAGATTTGCCTAGCACTATCCAAGTTGTAACTCCTTATCATGGGACAATCACCCAACGAATTGTCTATGAGTGGTTACCCTATTACTGTCACTGTTGCAGGAAGTTGGGACACACCAAGGAACACTGTAAGTTTACAAAAATTAACAAACAGTTGGAGGAAAAGAGGAAAGCCAAGGTGGTCCAGGAGTATAGAGCTGTTTCTCAGAAGATTACCACTCCTCCTTCCACAGATGATAGTCAAGGGGTAGGCCATAGTCTTCCTGCTTCAGGGATAGAGAAACCTGCTGGGGAGGAAGGGAAGAGCCCAGAATGCACTGGGCTAGGCTCTTCTCTTTCCAACTCAGAGGTTCTTTCTTCCTCTGTTAGCAAGGAGGCAGGCTCAGGATCCCACATAGTTGCTGATGAGGGTGAGAATATGCAGAGGGGTGAAGGGAAAATTGCAGATGGGGAAATCTCTGTGAATCCGAATTATAGTGTTTCAGTTCAGAACTCTTATTCTATTTTGCAGGAGGAGGGACCCATATTGGTTACTAACACTGAG GACTTGGGTGTTTTGGATATTAGGAGAGTCACTTTGGTTTCTTCTTATGTCCATGATCAACTCATTCATTTAGAGCTTCAACACAATGCTTCTAATAAGACATTTCATGTTTCTTTTGTTTATGGTAGCAATGATGCTGATCATAGAGAAAGATTATGGGTAGAATTAAAAGGAGTTGCTTCTAAGGTTACCAATTGGATTCTTATGGGTGATTGGAATATTGTGAGAAGTATGGAGGAGAGGATTGGTCCTAATCCACCATCTGTTAGAGATATGCTGGCTTTTAATCAATGTATTTTGGAGTGCCAGTTAGAAGATCTTCATAGTTTGGGTTGTGAATATACTTGGACTAATAAACAGGAAGCTGTTACTAGGGTTTGGTCAAGATTGGATAGAGTGCTCTCCAACCTATTATGGTTGATTCATTTTCCTACTACTCAGGTTCATGTATTGCCAGCGGGGGTCTCTGATCACTCCCCTCTCTTGGTCAATGTTACTGatgttccccccccccccccccaaggaaAAGATTCAGTTACTTGA